The Acidimicrobiales bacterium nucleotide sequence CGGAGACCGGTGGGTCGCCCCTGTCCTCGGCACGCTCACGTTCCTCTACGGCGGCCCCGTGTTCCTCCGCGGCGGCCTCGACGAGCTGCGGCGCCGCCGGCCGGGGATGATGCTCCTCGTCTCCATGGGCCTCCTGGTCGCCTTCGGCGCCTCGGCGGCCACGCAGCTCGACCTGCTCGACGTCGACCTGTGGGCCGAGCTGGCCACCCTCACCACCGTCATGCTGCTGGGCCACTGGCTCGAGATGCGGGCCCTCGGCCAGGCCAAGGGTGCCCTGGCGGCGCTCGCCGCCCTCCTCCCGGACGAGGCGGAGCGCGTGACGGGAACCGGCACCGAGACGGTGGCGCTGGCCGACCTCCGGGCCGGGGACGTCGTCCTCGTGCGCCCCGGCGGCCGTGTCCCCGCCGACGGCGTGGTGACGGAGGGCGACGCCGAGCTCGACGAGTCGATGGTCACCGGCGAGTCGCGGCCCGTGGCCAAGCGCCCGGGCGACCGGGTCGTCGCCGGCACGGTGGCGACCGACTCGTCCATCCGCCTCCGGGTGGACGCCGTGGGCGAGGACACCGCGCTCGCCGGCATCCAGCGCCTGGTCGCCCAGGCCGAGGCGTCCCGGTCGCGGGCCCAGGCGCTGGCCGACCGGGCCGCCGCCCTGCTGTTCTACGTGGCCGCCGTCGCCGGCACGGCGACCTTCCTGGCCTGGTACCTCTCGGGCGACACCGAGCACGCCTTCGTGAGGACGGTCACCGTCCTGGTGATCGCCTGCCCGCACGCCCTCGGCCTGGCCATCCCGCTGGTGGTGAGCCTGTCCACGTCGATCGCCGCCCGGGCCGGGATCCTGGTGAAGGACCGCCTCGCCCTCGAACGGATGCGCACGGTCGACGCCGTGCTGTTCGACAAGACCGGCACGCTGACCAAGGGCAACCACGGCGTCACCGGCGTCGCCACCACGACCGCCGCCGCGGCCGACGAGGACGAGCTGCTCGGCCTGGCCGCCGCCGTGGAGTCCGATTCGGAGCACCCGTTGGCCAAGGCCATCGTCGCCTTCGCCCGCACGCAGGGGGTCGCACCCCGCACCGCATCCGGCTTCCGGTCGATCACGGGCCGGGGCGTGGAGGCGATCGTCGACGGCGAGCGGGTGGCGGTCGGGGGCCCCAACCTCCTCCGCACCCGCGGCGTGGACGAGCCGGCCGCCCTGGCCGCCACCACCGACGGCTGGCGGGCGCGGGGGGCGGCCGTCCTCTACGTCCTCCGGGGCGACGAGGTGGCCGGCGCCCTGGCGCTGGAGGACGAGATCCGGCCCGAGTCGCGTGAGGCGGTCGACGCCCTGCACCGGCTCGGCGTCAAGGTGGTCATGATCACCGGCGACGCCCGCCAGGTGGCCGACGCCGTGGGCGCCGAGCTCGGCATCGACGAGGTGTTCGCCGAGGTGCTGCCCGAGGACAAGGACTCGGCGGTCACCGGCCTCCAGGCCCGGGGGCTGCGGGTGGCCATGGTGGGTGACGGGGTGAACGACGCTCCTGCCCTGGCCCGGGCCGACGTCGGCGTCGCCATCGGGGCGGGGACCGACGTCGCCATCGAGTCGGCCGGGGTCGTCCTCGCCTCGTCCGATCCCCGGGCCGTCCTCGGCGTCATCCGCCTGTCGCGGGCGAGCTACCGCAAGATGGTCCAGAACCTGGTGTGGGGCGCCGGGTACAACCTGTTCGCCATCCCCCTGGCGGCCGGCGTCCTGGCGTGGGCGGGCGTCACCCTCGCCCCGGCGGTGGCGGCGGTGCTGATGAGCGCGTCGACCGTGGTCGTCGCCGTCAACGCCCAGCTGCTGCGCCGGGTCGACCTGTCGCACCGCTGACCTCCCGGCTCGTGCGGCGCCGGCCCTTCGGGCGGCCGGCGCCGTACCGGCGCGTCAGGGCGACAACCGGTCGAGCAGCCAACGGGGGCCGACGACGCCCGCCCCCACGGCGCGCACGCGGGCCGCCAGGGCCCGGTCGGCGGACACGACGGTCACCACGCCGGCCGGAGCCGCCGAGGCGGCGGCGGCGATGGTCTCGTCGCCCTCACCCGGCGCGTGGACCACCCGGACGCCGTCCTCGTCGCCCTCCTTCGCCCCGCCCCGGGCCGCGCCCTCGAGGACGACCACGACCGGTGCGCCGACCCGCCCGTCGGCCACCGCCACCCGCACGGCGTGGACGAGCCCGGCGGCGGCCCCCGCCCGGTCGCGCCACCACCCGTCGGGCCGGGAGCCGACCACGTTGGCGGCGTCCACGACGAGCACCGGCTCAGGTTCGCGCGTGCACGGCGACGACGGCCGGTGCCGGTATCCGCCCGGTGACGTGCCGGCACGTGACCACCGCCCGGCGGGTGGCGGCCGCTACGACGACCGGCGGGCGCCGCCCGCCCCCCGATCCGCCGTCTTCGGCATGCGCACGACGAGGTCGGACGGTGCCGTGGGGTCGGCGTTGCCCCGCTGGGCCCCGAGCGGGCGCTCCAGCCGGAACAGGGCGGGCATGCCCTCCTGGTGGGCGACGGGGGAGAACAGGTCCCGGGCGACGAAGCGGGACCGGATGGCGGCCAGGGTGGCCGGGTCGGGGACGTGCTTCTGGTTGAAGTAGTGCTCCTGGTAGATGAACTCCTCGGCCGCGCCCATGTCGGAGAGCGCCGTCGCCATGTCCTCCGTCATCGCCCCGTTCCCGCACAGGTAGAAGCGGTTGCCCCCGAGGGCGGGGAGCAGAGGCGGGACGGACTCGGTGAGCCTTCCCCGCAGCCCACGCCACGCCGGGGACGGCTGCGACAGCGAGACGTGGTACGAGAAGCCCGGGAAGCGGCGGGCCACCTCGTCGAGGTCGTCGGTGAGGCAGATGTCGTCCTCCAGCCGGAGCCCCCAGTAGAGGGTGACCCGGCGCCGGAAGCCGGCGTCGGCCAGGTAGGAGACGAGGGCGTGGAACGGACCGACGCCCACGCCGGTGGCCAGGAGGACGAGGTCCCGGTCCTCGTCGCGGGGCACCATCGCTCGCCCCGTCGGGGCCCGGAAGGCCAGCACCTCGCCGGGCTGCATCGAGCCGAGGTAGCGGGACACCGGCCCGTCGGCGACGACCCGCACGATCAGCTCGAACGTCCCGTCGTCGCCCGGAGGAGAGAAGATGCAGTACGGGCTGCGGGCGTACCCGACCCCGTCGACGTGGTACTCGACGCCGACGAACTGGCCGGGCAGGTGCTCGAACGGGCCGCCGTCGACGACGCGGAAGCGCAGGCGCACGGTGCCCGTGGGCGCCACCGTGGTGGCGGACAGCACCTCGGCCCGGCGGTCGTAGCGGCTCTTCCGGCTCCACCCGCCGGCCACCGCGGCGGCCGCGGCCTCGCTCGGCGTGAGGCGGCCGGGAACGGACGCCGGCGGTGTCACGGGACTGGTCCTCCTCGGCGAGCGGGGTCCGCCCTTCCCGCCGATTCTACCCGCCCTGCCCGCGAAATCCCGGTCGGGACGCCGGCGGGCGTGCCCCGCGCGACGATGGCCGGGACCCGGCGAGCGAGGGGAGCGGCGCGATGGCACGCGAGGTGCGAGGGGTGGTCGCCCGGGCCAAGGGCGAGCCCGTCTCGGTGGAGACGATCGTCGTGCCCGACCCCGGCGAGGGGGACGTCGTGGTCCGGGTGCAGGCGTGTGGGGTGTGCCACACCGACCTCCACTACCGGGACGGCGGGATCGCCGACGACTTCCCGTTCCTGCTGGGCCACGAGGCGGCGGGCGTGGTCGAGCAGGTCGGACCGGACGCCGGGGACCTGGCGCCGGGTGACTACGTCGTCATCGCCTGGCGGGCGCCGTGCGGGACGTGCCGGTCGTGCAGCCGGGGCCGGCCCTGGTACTGCTTCGCCAGCCGCAACGCCTCCCGGCCCATGACGCTCGCCGACGGCACGCCGCTCAGCCCCGCCCTCGGCATCGGCGCCTTCGCCGACCTCACGCTGGTGGCCGCCGGGCAGGCGGTGAGGATCGACCCCCGTGCCCGCCCGGAGGCGGCCGGGCTGATCGGCTGCGGCGTGATGGCCGGGTTCGGCGCGGCGGTGAACACCGCCGGCGTGGGCCTGGGCGACACGGTGGCCGTCATCGGCTGCGGTGGCGTGGGGAGCGCGGCCGTCGCCGCCTCGGCCCTGGTCGGGGCGCGGAGGGTGATCGCCGTGGACGTCGATCCCCGCAAGCTGGAGTGGGCGACGCGCTTCGGTGCCACCGACACCGTCGACGCTCGCAGCACCGACCCGGTGGAGGCGATCCGGGCGCTCACCGACGGGTTCGGGGCGGACGTGGTGATCGACGCCGTCGGCCGGCCCGAGACGTTCCAGCAGGCGTTCTACGCCCGGGACCACGCCGGGGTCCTCGTGCAGGTCGGCGTCCCCACGCCGGCCATGCGCCTCGACGTGCCCCTCGTGGACGTGTTCAGCCGGGGCGGGGCCGTCAAGCCGTCCTGGTACGGCGACTGCCTGCCGTCCCGTGACTTCCCCCGCCTCATCGACCTCTACCTGTCGGGGCGGTTCGACCTCGGCGGCTTCGTCACCGAGACCGTGAAGATCGACCAGGTGGAGCAGGCCTTCGAGAAGATGCACGCCGGCGACGTGCTCCGTTCGGTCGTGGTCCTCTGAGGCGGCCGCCGGCGTGAGGATCGACCTCGTCCGCACCGCCGGCGTGTTCTCGCTCGACGGCGAGGACTTCGACGTGGAGAACAACGTCTGGGTCGTGGGCGACGACGAGGAGTGCGTCGTGGTCGATGCCGCCCACGACCCTTCGCCCATCGTCGACGCGGTGGGCGGCCGGCGGGTGGTGCTGCTGGTGTGCACCCACGGCCACAACGACCACGTCAACGCGGCCCCCGGCGTGGCGGACGCCACCGGCGCGCCCGTCGCCATCCACCGGGACGACCGCATGTTGTGGGACGCCGTCCACCCCGACCGGGAGCCCGACGTCGACCTGGCCGACGTGCCGTCGATCGATGTCGCCGGCGCCCGCCTCGAGGTCCTCCACACGCCCGGCCACTCGCCCGGCGGCGTGTGCCTGCACGTGCCGGCCGAGGGCGTGGTGTTCTCGGGCGACACGCTGTTCCAGGGCGGGCCGGGCGCCACCGGGCGGTCGTTCTCCGACCGGGGCACGCTCGTGGCGTCCATCCGGTCGAGGCTGCTCGTCCTCCCGCCCGAGACGGTGGTGCACACCGGCCACGGGCCGTCGACCACCATCGGGGCGGAGGCGCCCGGGATCCCGGGCGGTTGACGGTCGGCTCCCGTGCTTCTTTGTCGAGAAACCGACCTGGGAGGTGGAAAGGTGACCGAAGAAGCGCGGGCCGCCCTCGCCGCCTGCCCGACTCAGATCAGACTCACGCCGCCCGGCGGGCGCCGGTGCGCCACTCCCAGGCGTCCACCACCGCCGAGGCGCGGACGAACACGTCCGTGCCGGCGGCGAAGAGCCACACCGTGCCCGGGGACGGCCGGGCGGAGACGAGCGTGGCGTCGTCGATGCGTGACCCGTCGGCCAGGGAGACGCCCACCTGGCGCCCCTCGAGGGTGCGGAGATCGGAGATCCGGCGAGGCGTCATGGCTGTCCTCCCTCGTTCCATAGCAACGTAGGTCCGTCGCCGGAGGGATGCGCGGATGGCCCGTCCTGATACGGCGCATCCGAGAACGGCGCCGGCGCGTAGACGTTCATCGACGACGGGCGCAGGAACCCGACGAGGGTGAGGTTGGCGCGCCGGGCGGTCTCGACGGCCAGCGACGACGGGCCGCTGACGGCCGCCACCAGGCCGAACCCGGCCGCCCATGCCTTCTGCACCATCTCGAAGGACGCCCGGCCGCTGACGAACAGCGCCGCCCCGCCCGCCGGGAACCGGCCGTCCAGCAGGAGACGGCCCACGACCTTGTCCACGGCGTTGTGCCGGCCGACGTCCTCGCGCACGACGCCCACGTCGCCGGTCGCGGGGTCGAAGGACGCGGCGGCGTGCACCGAGCCGGTGGCCTCGAACAGCGACTGGGAGGCGCGCACGGCGGCGGGCACGGCGGCCAGCACGACCGGGTCGGCGGCAAGGGGGGCGGGCAGCGGGGCGAGGCGCGCCGCCAGCGACTCGATCGACGCGTGGCCGCACAGGCCGCAGGCGGCGCCGACGGTGCCGAGCCTCGCCGGCGCGGCGGGGGCGACGCCGCCCGTGTCGACGTCCACCACGTTGAAGCCCGTCCCCGCCGCCGGTCCCGTGGCGCAGTACCGGACCCGGCGGACGGGCGCCCCCGCCAGCAGCCCCTCGGCGGACAGGAAGCCGACGGCCAGCTCGAAGTCGTGGCCCGGCGTGCGCATGGTCGTGGCGACGAGGCGGCCGTCGAGGCGGACCTCCAGCGGCTCCTCCACGATGACCGAGTCCGGCCGCACGCCCCTGCCGGGCGTCGAGACGAGCACCTCCCGGCGACGGCCCCGTGCCACGCCGCCCACCGTAGGGGACCTCCGACGCCGCGACCGCCCGCCCCGGGCAGCGCGTTATCGTCGGCCGAGTGAACGACCGCGAGGTGATCGACGCCTTCCTGACCGGCGGGGCGAAGCGGGCCTTCGGCCCCTCGCTGCACATCGAGAACAACTCGTTGATCCTCAACGGCTGGTGGCACGCCGCGCTGCGGATCGCCGACGGCGTCTACGTCGTCCGCAACGAGGAGCCACGGGAGGACCGCGCCCCGCTGGACGAGCTGCTGGGGGCCCTCGTCGGGCTCGGGCTCTCGCAGGTGGCGCTCGACCATCCGTACATCCAGCCCATCACCTACACCGAGATCTCCCTCGGCCAGGTCTCGTGGTCGCTGTGGGCCACCGACCTGGCCACCGGCGAGGCGGCGCTGGCGGACCGCGCCTCGGCCGAGACGTTCTTCACCGACACCGACACCGACAGCGCCTTCTTCGACGCCTCGGGCGATCCCAGGGACGCCGACTTCAGCGCCGAGCTGGGGGGCGCGCGCCGGGTGGCCGGGCTGCCCGCGGCCCTCGTGCTCACCGTCGGCGTCGAGCGCGAGCGGGCCGAGCAGCTGGGCGCCGAGCTGGACGACTGCCGGATCGTCACCAAGTCGTTCGCCGAGTTCCCGCCCAGCGCCTGTGGCGCCCTCATCCCCGGCGTGGTGGTGGTCGACGCCAGCGACCGCACCGGCATCGAGTTCATCATGGAGCTCCGGGCGGAGGCGTGCGGTCGCTACGTGCCCGTGGTGGCGCTCACCGAGACGCCCGAGCTGCCGCTGGGCGCCGATTCGGTGGTCGACCTGCGCCAGCCGCCGAGCGCGTGGGCCGAGCCGGTCCGGGCCCTGCTCCCCTGAGGGCTCGGCCGGCGTGACGCCCGAGCCGCGCTGGGAGGCGGTGCTGCGCAGCGGGGACTGCGTCGCCGGCGACGACGACGGGCCCGCCTTCGCCGCCGTGCGGGTGGGCGACGCCGACCTGCTCGTCGCCCGGCTGCCCGGCGGGGAGGTGGTCGCCTTCGCCGCCGAGTGCCCGCACCTGTCGACCCCGCTGGACGGGGCCACGCGGCGAGACGGGCGGCTGCGCTGCGCCCGGCATCTCTACGAGTACGACCTGCGCACCGGCGAGAACGTGGTGCCGGCGCGCGACGCGCCGCCGGCGTCGCTGTGGAGGCTCAGGCCCGGCTACCTGTCACGGCACCGGGTGCAGGAGCGCGACGGGTGGATCCTGGTGGCGGACCGCCCCGAGCCGCCGCCCGCCGCCTACGACGCCGGCCTCGAACGGAGCCCGACCCGGGCGGGGTGACGCGATCAGCCGGCGAGGCCGGCTCGGCCGACGTGCGAGCTGTCGGCGTTGCGCCGGTCGACGATGGAGCGGGCCACCTCGCTGAGCTTGCGGTTGGACCGCTGCGACGCCCGCCGCAGCACGTCGAACGCCTGGTCCGACGACACGTTCTGGCTCGCCATGATGATGCCCTTCGCCTGGCCGATGATGTCCCTGTTCTCCAACGCCTGGGTCAGCTGCCGGGCCAGCAGCTCGGCCCGTTGGAGGGCGCACGCGTTGGCCAGCGTGATGGACGCCTGGTGGCCCAGGAGGCACGCCTGCTCCTCCGCGTCACCGAGCGCCCGCTCCCGGCGCGAGTAGAGGTTCAGCGCGCCCAGCGCCTCGTCGGCCACCGCCAGGGGAACGGACAGGGAACCGGCGATGCCGCTGGCGGCGGCCGGGCCGGCCAGCTCCGGCCAGCGCTGGTCGGTCGCGAACGAGTCGACCCGGACGACGTGGCGCTGCTGGACGGCGTCGAGGCAGGGGCCCTTGCGGGCCGCGTACTGCGCCCGGTCGAAGTCGACGGCGGCCGCAGCCGACGAGACCGACGTCGACACGCGGCCGTCCCGGGCGAGGGTGACGCTCGCCGCGTCGCACCCGGGGATGGCGGCGACGGCGACGGAGGTGACGCTCTCCAGCATGCGCTCGACGGTCGTCTCGCTGAGGAGCACGCCGGCCAGCTCGCGGAGCCCGCGTTCGAGGGGCCGGTCGTCGCATGCGGACGCCGGCGACATCCGCCCGTCGCTCTCCGGCCCCGGCGCCCGGCCCTCGGGGAGGTGCTGCGGTCCCGCGGGAATGGCCACTCCGTGGCGGTACCCACCTCGGGTCCGTTCCTATCGACTCAGCGGTCCCGCACGGTGCCGGTCACTCTGCGTAGCCGGTGGCCCAGCCCCTCGTCGACGTCCCGGTCGGGCTCCCTGGCCGGCGCCGTGCCCGCCGGCTCGTCACCGGGAGCGCAGCCCGGCGGCCGAGGCCAGCAGCTCGTAGGAGCGCAGGCGGGCCGCCGGGTCGTGGCAGACGGTGACGACGAGCACCTCGTCCACCCCGAACGCCGCCGCCAGGCGGGCCAGCTGGCCGACCACCCGGTCGGGCCCGCCGACCACGAGGCGGCCGCGGTCCTGGGCCAGGCGGGCGCGGCGGGCCGGGTCGAGGGCGGCCACCGCGGCCTGCGCGTCGTCCACCGAGGGAACCGGCCCCCGCTGCTCCTCGGGCGAGAGGCGCCACACCAGGCCGCTCAGGGCCAGCCGCTCGGCCGCCTCGTCGGTGTCGGCGCACACGGCGGCCACCGCCACGTTCACCCGGGGCTCGGTATCGGCGGCCGACGGGCGGAAGTTGCGGCGGTAGCGGCCGACGACCTGCGGCCCGAAGTCGGGGGTGATGAAGTGGGCGAAGGAGTAGGGGAGGCCCAGGGCGGCGGCCAGGCCGGCGCTGTGGGGACTCGACCCCAGCAGCCAGACGTCGGGCCCGTCGCCGGGGCCGGGCATGGCCCGCACGGCGGCGGCGGGATGGCCGGGCTCGAGGCCGCCGCCCAGCCACCCGAGGAGGTCGACCACCCGGCGGGGGAAGTGCTCGTCGCCGTACGCCGTGGGGCCGGGCCGGAGGGCGGCGGTGGCCACCGGGTCGGCGCCGGCGGCGCGGCCGATGCCGAGGTCGATCCGCCCCGGGAACAGGGCCGACAGGACGCCGAAGGCCTCCGCCACCTTCAGCGGGCTGTAGTGGGAGAGCATGACGCCGCCCGAGCCGACCCGGATGCGGGAGGTGGCCGACGCCACCTGGGCCGCCAGCACCTCGGGTGCGGTGCCGGCCAGGCCGACGACGCCGTGGTGCTCGGCCAGCCAGTACCGCGAGTAGCCCAGCTCGTCCGCCGCCCGGGCCAGGTCGACGGTGTGGCGCAGGGCGGCGGCCGGCGTCGTCCCCGCCGGCACCGGCGACTGGTCGAGGACCCCGAGGCGCAGGGGCGCCGTCAGGAGGCGGGCTCGCTGGGCAGCCGGGCCCGGATGGCGGCGTCCACCAGCCGGCGCGCCCGCCCGGCGCCCGCCAGCGCGGGAGGCAGCTCCAGGCGACGGGTGTTCGACGTCACCTCCGCTTGCACGTCCGCCAGTGTGGCCGACCGCAGCGCGTACGGGCGCCCGCCGACCGGTGCCAGAGCGGCGCGGCTGCCACCCGGGCCGCCCATGGGCCACGCTGGCGCGGTGGTCGCCGAGCGCGCCTCGCCCCGCTTCACCGTCCGACGGGCCACCGCGGCCGACGTCGAGCCGCTGGTGGACCTGTTCGTCGCGGTCGCCGCCGAAGGCCGCTGGATCGGCCGTGAGGTTGTCGACCGGAGCGAGCGTCACGCCGAGCTCATGGCCGCCCTGGCGTCCCCCGACGACGGCGTGTTCGTGGCCGAGGCGGCGGGCGGCGTGATCGGGCACCTCGGGATCGTCCGGCGCCGCTACGGCGTGGCCGACCTGGGGATGATGGTCGCCGAGGGATGGCGGGGCCGGGGAGTCGGCTCCGCCCTGCTGGCCGCCGGCCTCGGGTGGGCGCGGGAGGCCGGTGCCCACAAGGCCGCCCTCCGGGTGTGGCCCCACAACGAGGCGGCGCGTCGCCTCTACCGCAGGTTCGGCTTCGTCGAGGAGGGCCGGCTGCGCCGGCACTACCGGCGTCGCAACGGCGAGCTGTGGGACGCCGTGGTGATGGGGCTGGTGCTGGACGAGGGCCCTCGCGGGTGAGGGCGGCGGCTCAGCCGGTCGGCGCACGCAGGCGGGCCCGCTCCAGGTCGTCCGCCGTGTTGACGTTGAACAGCTCGTCGCCCTCGACGGCCACCGTCGTGGCTTCCAGCTCGTCCAGGAGGGTGGTCATGCGGCGGACGCCGCGGGCGATGAGGCGCTCGCACGCGTCGAGGGCGGCGGTGCGCGGGTAGCGGGCGCACAGGGGCTGGGGGCGGGCGTCGGCGGCGGCGACGGCCAGCCCGGGCGGCACGGCGAGCAGCCGGTCGAGGACGGGGCCGGCGAAGGGGAGGTCGCAGGCGAGCACGAGCACGTCTTCCGCGTCCACCTGCGACAGGCCGGTGGCCAGGGCGTTCATCGGGCCCCGTGCCCCTTCGCGGTCGAGCACCACGGGAACGTCCAGGGTCGGCAGGAGGACGCCGGGCCGGGACACCACGACGACGGGTTCGCAGCGGGCGCCCACCGCGTCGACGGCCCGCTCGACCAGGGTGCGTCCCCGCATCACGACGCCGGCCTTGGCGCGGCCGAGGCGGGTGCCGCCGCCCCCGGCCAGGACGAGCCCCGCCACGGGTGGGTCGGCTGCCATGGCCGCGACGGTAGCGAAGGGCCCCGGACGGGCGGGCGACCCCCGGGGGATCGCTGGCTCGGGGCGGCCGGGGGGTCTAGGGTGCGGCCGAGCAGCGTTGGTGGCGCTGTCGACCGGATCACCGGGGCATCGGGCCGCGGCACGACCGGCTGGCTGCCCTGCCCGCGAACCGTCCGGAGGCCCGACCGTGAGCACCGCAGTGCAGCCCATCGAGCCCCCG carries:
- a CDS encoding GNAT family N-acetyltransferase; translation: MVAERASPRFTVRRATAADVEPLVDLFVAVAAEGRWIGREVVDRSERHAELMAALASPDDGVFVAEAAGGVIGHLGIVRRRYGVADLGMMVAEGWRGRGVGSALLAAGLGWAREAGAHKAALRVWPHNEAARRLYRRFGFVEEGRLRRHYRRRNGELWDAVVMGLVLDEGPRG
- a CDS encoding FAD-dependent oxidoreductase, giving the protein MTPPASVPGRLTPSEAAAAAVAGGWSRKSRYDRRAEVLSATTVAPTGTVRLRFRVVDGGPFEHLPGQFVGVEYHVDGVGYARSPYCIFSPPGDDGTFELIVRVVADGPVSRYLGSMQPGEVLAFRAPTGRAMVPRDEDRDLVLLATGVGVGPFHALVSYLADAGFRRRVTLYWGLRLEDDICLTDDLDEVARRFPGFSYHVSLSQPSPAWRGLRGRLTESVPPLLPALGGNRFYLCGNGAMTEDMATALSDMGAAEEFIYQEHYFNQKHVPDPATLAAIRSRFVARDLFSPVAHQEGMPALFRLERPLGAQRGNADPTAPSDLVVRMPKTADRGAGGARRSS
- a CDS encoding formate dehydrogenase accessory sulfurtransferase FdhD, whose translation is MARGRRREVLVSTPGRGVRPDSVIVEEPLEVRLDGRLVATTMRTPGHDFELAVGFLSAEGLLAGAPVRRVRYCATGPAAGTGFNVVDVDTGGVAPAAPARLGTVGAACGLCGHASIESLAARLAPLPAPLAADPVVLAAVPAAVRASQSLFEATGSVHAAASFDPATGDVGVVREDVGRHNAVDKVVGRLLLDGRFPAGGAALFVSGRASFEMVQKAWAAGFGLVAAVSGPSSLAVETARRANLTLVGFLRPSSMNVYAPAPFSDAPYQDGPSAHPSGDGPTLLWNEGGQP
- a CDS encoding Rieske (2Fe-2S) protein — its product is MTPEPRWEAVLRSGDCVAGDDDGPAFAAVRVGDADLLVARLPGGEVVAFAAECPHLSTPLDGATRRDGRLRCARHLYEYDLRTGENVVPARDAPPASLWRLRPGYLSRHRVQERDGWILVADRPEPPPAAYDAGLERSPTRAG
- a CDS encoding S-(hydroxymethyl)mycothiol dehydrogenase, which encodes MAREVRGVVARAKGEPVSVETIVVPDPGEGDVVVRVQACGVCHTDLHYRDGGIADDFPFLLGHEAAGVVEQVGPDAGDLAPGDYVVIAWRAPCGTCRSCSRGRPWYCFASRNASRPMTLADGTPLSPALGIGAFADLTLVAAGQAVRIDPRARPEAAGLIGCGVMAGFGAAVNTAGVGLGDTVAVIGCGGVGSAAVAASALVGARRVIAVDVDPRKLEWATRFGATDTVDARSTDPVEAIRALTDGFGADVVIDAVGRPETFQQAFYARDHAGVLVQVGVPTPAMRLDVPLVDVFSRGGAVKPSWYGDCLPSRDFPRLIDLYLSGRFDLGGFVTETVKIDQVEQAFEKMHAGDVLRSVVVL
- a CDS encoding molybdenum cofactor guanylyltransferase codes for the protein MAADPPVAGLVLAGGGGTRLGRAKAGVVMRGRTLVERAVDAVGARCEPVVVVSRPGVLLPTLDVPVVLDREGARGPMNALATGLSQVDAEDVLVLACDLPFAGPVLDRLLAVPPGLAVAAADARPQPLCARYPRTAALDACERLIARGVRRMTTLLDELEATTVAVEGDELFNVNTADDLERARLRAPTG
- a CDS encoding LLM class flavin-dependent oxidoreductase, with translation MTAPLRLGVLDQSPVPAGTTPAAALRHTVDLARAADELGYSRYWLAEHHGVVGLAGTAPEVLAAQVASATSRIRVGSGGVMLSHYSPLKVAEAFGVLSALFPGRIDLGIGRAAGADPVATAALRPGPTAYGDEHFPRRVVDLLGWLGGGLEPGHPAAAVRAMPGPGDGPDVWLLGSSPHSAGLAAALGLPYSFAHFITPDFGPQVVGRYRRNFRPSAADTEPRVNVAVAAVCADTDEAAERLALSGLVWRLSPEEQRGPVPSVDDAQAAVAALDPARRARLAQDRGRLVVGGPDRVVGQLARLAAAFGVDEVLVVTVCHDPAARLRSYELLASAAGLRSR
- a CDS encoding GAF and ANTAR domain-containing protein, which produces MAIPAGPQHLPEGRAPGPESDGRMSPASACDDRPLERGLRELAGVLLSETTVERMLESVTSVAVAAIPGCDAASVTLARDGRVSTSVSSAAAAVDFDRAQYAARKGPCLDAVQQRHVVRVDSFATDQRWPELAGPAAASGIAGSLSVPLAVADEALGALNLYSRRERALGDAEEQACLLGHQASITLANACALQRAELLARQLTQALENRDIIGQAKGIIMASQNVSSDQAFDVLRRASQRSNRKLSEVARSIVDRRNADSSHVGRAGLAG
- a CDS encoding MBL fold metallo-hydrolase is translated as MRIDLVRTAGVFSLDGEDFDVENNVWVVGDDEECVVVDAAHDPSPIVDAVGGRRVVLLVCTHGHNDHVNAAPGVADATGAPVAIHRDDRMLWDAVHPDREPDVDLADVPSIDVAGARLEVLHTPGHSPGGVCLHVPAEGVVFSGDTLFQGGPGATGRSFSDRGTLVASIRSRLLVLPPETVVHTGHGPSTTIGAEAPGIPGG
- a CDS encoding heavy metal translocating P-type ATPase, whose translation is HAAHATHGDHAAMFRTRFWASLALTIPVVLYSEMLMDLTGWMPPAFSGDRWVAPVLGTLTFLYGGPVFLRGGLDELRRRRPGMMLLVSMGLLVAFGASAATQLDLLDVDLWAELATLTTVMLLGHWLEMRALGQAKGALAALAALLPDEAERVTGTGTETVALADLRAGDVVLVRPGGRVPADGVVTEGDAELDESMVTGESRPVAKRPGDRVVAGTVATDSSIRLRVDAVGEDTALAGIQRLVAQAEASRSRAQALADRAAALLFYVAAVAGTATFLAWYLSGDTEHAFVRTVTVLVIACPHALGLAIPLVVSLSTSIAARAGILVKDRLALERMRTVDAVLFDKTGTLTKGNHGVTGVATTTAAAADEDELLGLAAAVESDSEHPLAKAIVAFARTQGVAPRTASGFRSITGRGVEAIVDGERVAVGGPNLLRTRGVDEPAALAATTDGWRARGAAVLYVLRGDEVAGALALEDEIRPESREAVDALHRLGVKVVMITGDARQVADAVGAELGIDEVFAEVLPEDKDSAVTGLQARGLRVAMVGDGVNDAPALARADVGVAIGAGTDVAIESAGVVLASSDPRAVLGVIRLSRASYRKMVQNLVWGAGYNLFAIPLAAGVLAWAGVTLAPAVAAVLMSASTVVVAVNAQLLRRVDLSHR